One window of the Amycolatopsis mediterranei genome contains the following:
- a CDS encoding STAS domain-containing protein, protein MTTHERLRVAGAAAPPVDRLPAPRAPSDGDLDSRIRWKSPDAVVVEVAGEVDLCSVAQLAAVLDEHVRARPGVLRVDLGQVRFLGAAGIRVLLRAHRHAEAAGVHLVVDPGGSRAAVRALELLDRLQG, encoded by the coding sequence ATGACGACCCACGAGCGGCTGCGGGTGGCCGGGGCGGCTGCCCCGCCGGTAGACCGCCTGCCCGCACCCCGCGCCCCGTCCGACGGCGACCTGGACAGCCGGATCCGGTGGAAGAGCCCCGACGCGGTCGTGGTGGAGGTCGCGGGCGAAGTGGACCTCTGTTCGGTGGCCCAGCTGGCGGCGGTGCTGGACGAGCACGTCCGGGCCCGTCCCGGCGTCCTGCGGGTCGACCTGGGACAGGTCCGGTTCCTCGGCGCCGCGGGCATCCGCGTCCTGCTGCGCGCCCACCGGCACGCCGAGGCCGCGGGGGTCCACCTGGTCGTCGATCCTGGTGGGTCGCGTGCCGCGGTCCGGGCGCTCGAACTGCTGGACCGCCTCCAGGGTTAG
- a CDS encoding hemerythrin domain-containing protein encodes MSTDAIVLLKNDHKTVEKLFKQFEKAGEDAYDEKRRIADSIIEELTVHAYIEEEIFYPAAREAVPETKDHVLESVEEHHVVVWMLSELLGMDPKEETFDAKVTVLTENVRHHVEEEEDEWFPEVRSAMGRKQLQELGQRMIDARSDAPKNPLELKSAKA; translated from the coding sequence ATGTCGACCGACGCGATCGTGCTGCTCAAAAACGACCACAAGACCGTGGAGAAGCTCTTCAAGCAATTCGAGAAGGCGGGGGAGGACGCGTACGACGAGAAGCGCCGGATCGCCGACTCCATCATCGAAGAGCTGACCGTCCACGCTTACATCGAGGAGGAGATCTTCTACCCGGCGGCGCGGGAAGCCGTGCCGGAGACGAAAGACCACGTCCTGGAGAGCGTCGAGGAGCACCACGTCGTGGTGTGGATGCTGTCCGAACTGCTCGGGATGGACCCGAAGGAGGAGACCTTCGACGCGAAGGTCACCGTGCTCACCGAGAACGTCCGCCACCACGTCGAAGAGGAAGAGGACGAGTGGTTCCCCGAGGTCCGCTCGGCGATGGGCCGCAAGCAGCTGCAGGAGCTGGGCCAGCGGATGATCGACGCCCGCTCGGACGCGCCGAAGAACCCCCTGGAGCTCAAGAGCGCCAAAGCCTGA
- a CDS encoding methyltransferase yields the protein MTTSAEPVRTGPLAARSVIHQPVPAAPRMLRLPGVYRPQEDTALLASAIAELAIPAGARALDLCTGTGAQAITLARRGAGTVLAVDLSRRALASARLNALVRQLAVRPCRGGLARALREGPFDVVVANPPYVPSPAPTVRSTRGWDAGPDGRALLDPLCAAAGTLLRPGGTMLLVHSTLSDVDKSREMLAARGLRVSVVRRTRIPFGPVLSGRTEFLEAAGLIEPGQRVEELVVLRADR from the coding sequence ATGACCACGTCGGCGGAACCCGTCCGCACGGGCCCCTTGGCCGCCCGGTCCGTCATCCACCAGCCCGTGCCTGCCGCTCCGCGGATGCTGCGGCTGCCCGGCGTCTACCGCCCGCAGGAAGACACCGCCCTGCTCGCGTCGGCGATCGCCGAACTGGCGATCCCGGCCGGCGCGCGTGCGCTCGACCTGTGCACCGGCACCGGTGCGCAGGCGATCACGCTGGCCCGCCGTGGTGCGGGAACCGTGCTGGCGGTGGACCTTTCGCGCCGGGCGCTGGCTTCGGCGCGGCTCAACGCGCTGGTCCGGCAGCTCGCCGTGCGCCCGTGCCGGGGAGGCCTCGCCAGAGCCCTGCGCGAGGGCCCGTTCGACGTCGTCGTCGCCAACCCGCCGTACGTGCCGTCCCCGGCGCCGACGGTCCGGTCCACCCGGGGCTGGGACGCCGGCCCGGACGGCCGCGCGCTGCTGGACCCGCTGTGCGCCGCCGCGGGCACGCTGCTGCGCCCGGGCGGGACCATGCTGCTCGTCCACTCCACACTGTCCGATGTGGACAAGTCGCGGGAAATGCTTGCTGCCCGAGGATTGCGGGTGTCGGTGGTGCGGCGCACCCGGATCCCGTTCGGCCCGGTCCTGTCCGGACGGACGGAGTTCCTCGAGGCGGCCGGGCTGATCGAGCCGGGCCAGCGGGTGGAAGAGCTGGTGGTGCTGCGTGCCGACCGCTGA
- a CDS encoding VOC family protein, with amino-acid sequence MACRITELVLDCHDPDRLAEFWCAVLGYEVIGHEPDGLALGPAGARFGEGPLTLILARTENPRRGKLPLHLDVSPAGVDQETELARLTALGARPADVGQTGEESWVVLQDPEGNEFCLLRTDVGEA; translated from the coding sequence ATGGCCTGCCGGATCACCGAACTGGTGCTGGACTGCCACGACCCCGACCGCCTCGCGGAGTTCTGGTGCGCGGTCCTCGGCTACGAGGTGATCGGCCACGAGCCGGACGGTCTCGCTCTGGGCCCGGCGGGCGCCCGGTTCGGCGAAGGCCCGCTGACCCTGATCCTGGCCCGGACGGAGAACCCCCGCCGGGGCAAGCTCCCGTTGCACCTCGACGTGAGCCCGGCGGGGGTCGACCAGGAGACGGAGCTGGCGCGCTTGACGGCGCTGGGCGCCCGCCCGGCGGACGTGGGCCAGACGGGGGAGGAGTCGTGGGTGGTGCTCCAGGACCCGGAGGGCAACGAGTTCTGCTTGCTGCGCACGGACGTGGGCGAGGCCTGA
- a CDS encoding glutamate--cysteine ligase yields MNQPTGDVLTFGIEEEFFVVDRRGHLSHAGDDVVDAAEAAGDDQGELQHELTRSQAEAATDVCRTHTEALRQLRGLREDLSGAARRRGYRVLPAASPLLFEADPPVITPNPRYERMAEHFGATARTSLTCGCHVHVAIPDKESGVQVLNRIRPWLPALLTVTANSAISDGYDTGYCSWRYQQWSRWPSAGPPPRFASLDEYESIVDGWLRAGSILDRGMIYWDVRLSDKQPTLEFRIADVAAVPEDAVLLGVLARGLVATALAEDAPAPQLSNEVLRAQLWRASREGVTGCCPHPKSGDLEPAKAVLDDLVELVAPALEAAGDLDFAREGTARLAAEGGGADRQRRRFADRQRAEDVVDLLTGD; encoded by the coding sequence GTGAACCAACCGACGGGCGATGTGCTGACGTTCGGCATCGAAGAGGAGTTCTTCGTCGTCGACCGCCGCGGGCACCTGTCCCACGCCGGCGACGACGTCGTCGACGCCGCGGAAGCCGCCGGCGACGACCAAGGCGAGCTGCAGCACGAGCTCACCCGGTCACAGGCCGAGGCGGCCACCGACGTCTGCCGGACCCACACCGAAGCCCTGCGCCAGCTGCGCGGGCTGCGCGAAGACCTGTCCGGGGCCGCCCGGCGGCGCGGCTACCGCGTGCTGCCCGCCGCGTCCCCGCTGCTGTTCGAGGCGGACCCGCCCGTCATCACGCCGAACCCGCGCTACGAGCGGATGGCCGAGCACTTCGGCGCCACCGCGCGGACGTCGCTCACCTGCGGCTGCCACGTGCACGTCGCGATCCCGGACAAGGAAAGCGGCGTCCAGGTGCTGAACCGGATCCGCCCGTGGCTGCCCGCCCTGCTCACGGTGACCGCGAACTCGGCCATCTCCGACGGCTACGACACGGGCTACTGCAGCTGGCGCTACCAGCAGTGGAGCAGGTGGCCGTCGGCGGGACCGCCGCCGCGGTTCGCCTCCCTGGACGAGTACGAAAGCATCGTCGACGGCTGGCTGCGCGCGGGCTCGATCCTCGACCGCGGGATGATCTACTGGGACGTCCGGCTGTCGGACAAGCAGCCGACGCTGGAGTTCCGCATCGCCGACGTCGCCGCGGTGCCGGAAGACGCGGTGCTGCTGGGCGTACTGGCCCGCGGCCTGGTCGCCACGGCGCTGGCCGAGGACGCGCCCGCACCCCAGCTGTCGAACGAGGTGCTCCGGGCCCAGCTCTGGCGCGCGTCGCGAGAGGGCGTCACGGGCTGCTGCCCCCACCCGAAGAGCGGCGACTTGGAGCCGGCGAAGGCGGTGCTCGACGATCTCGTGGAGCTGGTGGCGCCCGCGCTGGAAGCGGCCGGAGACCTCGACTTCGCGCGGGAAGGAACCGCACGGCTGGCGGCCGAGGGCGGCGGTGCCGACCGGCAGCGGCGGCGGTTCGCCGACCGGCAGCGCGCCGAGGATGTCGTCGACCTGCTCACCGGCGACTAG
- a CDS encoding FAD-dependent oxidoreductase, which yields MTALPEPLSLWVETAPSPDRTGVPVPESADVVVLGAGIAGLTTALLLARAGRSVVVLEAERVAAGVSGHTTAKVSAQHGAKYADLMSRHGAGAAKAYAGTQTAALEWIAATAAELGIDCGFTRADSFVYTTRESTVNALKREADAAAAAGLPASFTEEVALDVPALGAVRTTGQAHFHPRRWLLGLAAEIERAGGTIVEHARATALHGQTVRTSRGDVVAGEVVVATHYPVLDRGLYFARLDPVRDLVVAGPAAGGTAPEGMFLDADTHHSVRGYTERGTPMVIAGGEHYRVGAHVNVERRYRRLADWADAHAGVHRVTHRWSAHDMSTPDLLPYVGRYLPGTKDLWVATGFGQWGMTGGTAAGHVLAARILGEPHPAADLFDPNRFDARSVLEVAQDNLTVAKYLVGDHLAALWRSEKLDDLQPGEAEVVRVGGELVAAHRDDAGKLHTVGAHCTHLGCLVSFNDAEKTWDCPCHGSRFGVDGEVVQGPAVRPLRRGPA from the coding sequence ATGACAGCTCTGCCCGAACCGCTCTCGCTGTGGGTGGAAACCGCCCCTTCCCCGGACCGCACCGGCGTGCCGGTGCCGGAGTCCGCCGACGTCGTGGTGCTCGGCGCGGGCATCGCCGGGCTCACCACCGCGCTGCTGCTCGCGCGCGCCGGCCGGTCGGTCGTCGTGCTGGAGGCCGAGCGGGTCGCGGCCGGGGTGTCCGGCCACACCACCGCGAAGGTCAGCGCCCAGCACGGGGCCAAGTACGCGGATCTGATGTCCCGCCACGGCGCCGGCGCCGCGAAGGCCTACGCCGGAACCCAGACGGCGGCGCTCGAATGGATCGCGGCCACCGCGGCGGAACTGGGCATCGACTGCGGTTTCACCCGCGCGGACAGCTTCGTCTACACGACGCGGGAAAGCACCGTGAACGCCCTCAAGCGGGAAGCGGACGCGGCCGCCGCGGCGGGCCTGCCGGCGTCGTTCACCGAGGAAGTCGCGCTCGACGTGCCCGCGCTCGGGGCCGTGCGGACCACCGGGCAGGCGCACTTCCACCCGCGCCGGTGGCTGCTCGGCCTGGCCGCCGAGATCGAGCGGGCGGGCGGCACCATTGTCGAGCACGCCCGGGCGACCGCACTCCACGGCCAGACCGTCCGCACTTCGCGGGGCGACGTCGTGGCCGGCGAAGTCGTCGTCGCGACCCACTACCCCGTGCTGGACCGCGGCCTGTACTTCGCCCGGCTCGACCCGGTGCGCGACCTCGTCGTCGCCGGCCCGGCGGCGGGCGGCACCGCGCCCGAGGGCATGTTCCTCGACGCCGACACGCACCACTCCGTGCGCGGGTACACCGAACGGGGCACGCCGATGGTGATCGCCGGCGGCGAGCACTACCGGGTGGGCGCGCACGTCAACGTCGAACGCCGGTACCGGCGGCTCGCGGACTGGGCGGACGCGCACGCGGGCGTGCACCGGGTGACCCACCGCTGGTCCGCCCACGACATGTCCACGCCCGACCTGCTGCCCTACGTCGGCCGCTACCTGCCGGGGACGAAGGACCTGTGGGTGGCCACCGGGTTCGGCCAGTGGGGCATGACCGGCGGCACGGCCGCGGGCCACGTGCTGGCGGCGCGGATCCTCGGCGAGCCGCACCCGGCCGCGGACCTGTTCGACCCCAACCGCTTCGACGCCCGTTCCGTGCTCGAAGTGGCCCAGGACAACCTCACCGTCGCGAAGTACCTGGTCGGCGACCACCTCGCCGCGCTGTGGCGGTCCGAGAAGCTCGACGACCTCCAGCCCGGTGAGGCCGAAGTCGTCCGCGTGGGGGGCGAGCTCGTCGCGGCCCACCGCGACGACGCAGGCAAGCTGCACACGGTCGGCGCGCACTGCACCCACCTGGGGTGCCTGGTTTCGTTCAACGACGCGGAGAAGACCTGGGACTGCCCCTGCCACGGCTCGCGCTTCGGCGTCGACGGCGAAGTGGTGCAGGGCCCGGCGGTCCGCCCGCTGCGCCGCGGCCCCGCCTGA
- a CDS encoding glutamate--cysteine ligase, with translation MSDGPPTMGVEEEFLLVNPRTGQASPCAEPVLARYRHHGPLPDGVRMHRELRLTQLEAASGVCTTADELRHQLTAARRVLAGAAAAEDCALLATGTPVGPGPATPPPASTGRYAEIDAAYGAVVADYEACGCHVHVGVPDPDTAVAVVNHLGRWLPTLLALSGNSPFDHGRDTGYDSWRMVLQSRFPGSGVAPHLRGHAEYRRAVETLVDCGALVDPDQTFWLARPSGRFPTVEFRVADTALTVDHAVLQALLSRALVQRALTDLAAGREAAQLSPQVAAAAVWAAARYGLSGELVDAAAGTRRPAWTLVDELLEHVRTPLEESGDLAEVRKLVDAVRSGGTGAAQQRAVADDGMTAVRWLAAATVPVAHGTLLTG, from the coding sequence ATGTCCGACGGCCCGCCCACGATGGGTGTCGAAGAGGAGTTCCTCCTCGTGAACCCCCGCACCGGGCAAGCTTCGCCGTGCGCCGAACCGGTGCTGGCCCGGTACCGCCACCACGGCCCGCTGCCCGACGGCGTCCGGATGCACCGGGAACTGCGGCTCACCCAGCTCGAAGCCGCCAGCGGCGTCTGCACCACGGCGGACGAGCTCCGCCACCAGCTGACCGCCGCGCGCCGCGTGCTGGCCGGTGCCGCGGCGGCCGAAGACTGCGCGCTGCTGGCCACCGGCACGCCCGTCGGGCCCGGTCCGGCCACGCCGCCGCCCGCGAGCACCGGCCGCTACGCCGAGATCGACGCCGCCTACGGCGCGGTCGTCGCCGACTACGAAGCCTGCGGGTGCCACGTCCACGTCGGGGTGCCCGATCCCGACACCGCAGTCGCCGTCGTCAACCACCTCGGCCGGTGGCTGCCCACCCTGCTCGCCCTTTCGGGCAATTCGCCGTTCGACCACGGGCGCGACACCGGCTACGACAGCTGGCGGATGGTGCTGCAGTCCCGCTTCCCCGGCTCCGGCGTCGCCCCGCACCTGCGCGGGCACGCCGAGTACCGCCGGGCCGTCGAGACGCTGGTCGACTGCGGCGCGCTCGTCGACCCGGACCAGACGTTCTGGCTGGCCCGCCCGTCGGGCCGGTTTCCCACCGTCGAGTTCCGGGTCGCCGACACCGCGCTGACCGTCGACCACGCGGTGCTGCAGGCCCTGCTCAGCCGCGCGCTGGTGCAGCGGGCCCTGACCGACCTCGCCGCCGGCCGGGAGGCGGCTCAGCTGTCCCCGCAGGTGGCGGCGGCGGCCGTGTGGGCCGCGGCGCGGTACGGGCTCTCCGGCGAGCTCGTGGACGCCGCCGCCGGGACACGGCGGCCCGCGTGGACCCTCGTCGACGAACTCCTCGAGCACGTCCGGACGCCGTTGGAAGAAAGCGGGGACCTGGCCGAGGTCCGGAAGCTCGTCGACGCGGTCCGGTCCGGCGGCACCGGGGCCGCGCAGCAGCGCGCGGTCGCCGACGACGGGATGACGGCGGTGCGGTGGCTTGCCGCGGCGACCGTGCCCGTGGCGCATGGAACGCTGCTGACCGGGTAG
- a CDS encoding CDGSH iron-sulfur domain-containing protein yields the protein MPTAERGPRRVTVVPGGPVLVEGPVELCTPEGELVRSDRFLVAVCACRRSKRFPFCDTSHRKRVRTQADD from the coding sequence GTGCCGACCGCTGAGCGGGGTCCCCGCCGGGTGACCGTTGTCCCGGGCGGCCCGGTGCTGGTGGAGGGACCGGTCGAGCTGTGCACCCCCGAGGGTGAGCTCGTGCGGTCCGACCGCTTCCTGGTCGCGGTGTGCGCGTGCCGCCGCAGCAAGCGGTTCCCGTTCTGCGACACCAGTCACCGCAAACGCGTCCGCACCCAGGCAGACGACTGA
- a CDS encoding ATP-grasp domain-containing protein: MSTDIFVIGLDEENQRVLERLPWAGGYRFHGLLTPGELQHGEIDFEALLKTAQHELDAFDGEIGAIVSYWDFPAASLVPILCARYGLPSVSLEAVLKCEHKYWSRLEQRTVIDELPNFGIVDLDDEQPAPPEGVGYPMWLKPVKSFSSELAFKAENAAEFADAVAEIRAGVGRVGEPFGYVLEQVELPPEIARVGGAACLAEEALHGVQAAIEGYVYQGEVTVYGALDSINYPDSSSFLRHQYPAQLGEEPVQRMRDVAERVMKQIGFDNGTFSIEFFCDPESGQVALLEINPRHSQSHAELFEFVDGIANHEIMVRLGLGQDPGRRPTKGTYQIAGKWYLRRFEDGVVTRVPTPEEIAAVQDRIDGTQIQIVPEAGQRLSDLPEQDSYSFELAHLFVAAHTEHEMIQKYQACVDALPFEFAEA; encoded by the coding sequence ATGAGTACCGACATCTTCGTGATCGGCCTGGACGAGGAGAACCAGCGCGTACTGGAGCGCCTGCCGTGGGCCGGCGGCTACCGGTTCCACGGCCTGCTGACCCCCGGAGAGCTGCAGCACGGGGAAATCGACTTCGAAGCGCTGTTGAAGACGGCCCAGCACGAACTGGACGCGTTCGACGGCGAGATCGGCGCGATCGTCAGCTATTGGGACTTCCCCGCCGCCTCGCTCGTGCCCATCCTGTGCGCCCGCTACGGCCTGCCCAGCGTCTCGCTGGAAGCGGTGCTGAAGTGCGAGCACAAGTACTGGAGCCGGCTCGAGCAGAGAACGGTGATCGACGAGCTGCCGAACTTCGGCATCGTCGACCTCGACGACGAACAGCCCGCTCCGCCCGAGGGCGTCGGCTACCCGATGTGGCTCAAGCCGGTGAAGTCCTTTTCCTCCGAACTCGCCTTCAAGGCCGAGAACGCCGCCGAATTCGCCGACGCCGTGGCCGAGATCCGCGCCGGGGTCGGCCGCGTGGGCGAGCCGTTCGGCTACGTGCTCGAACAGGTCGAGCTCCCGCCGGAGATCGCCCGGGTCGGGGGCGCCGCGTGCCTGGCCGAAGAAGCGCTGCACGGCGTCCAGGCGGCCATCGAAGGGTACGTCTACCAGGGCGAGGTCACCGTCTACGGCGCCCTCGACTCGATCAACTACCCGGACAGCTCGTCCTTCCTGCGCCACCAGTACCCGGCGCAGCTGGGGGAGGAGCCCGTCCAGCGGATGCGGGACGTCGCCGAGCGGGTGATGAAGCAGATCGGCTTCGACAACGGGACCTTCAGCATCGAGTTCTTCTGCGACCCCGAGTCCGGCCAGGTCGCCCTGCTGGAGATCAACCCGCGGCACTCGCAGTCGCACGCGGAGCTGTTCGAGTTCGTGGACGGCATCGCCAACCACGAGATCATGGTGCGCCTGGGCCTCGGCCAGGATCCCGGCCGCCGCCCCACCAAGGGCACCTACCAGATCGCCGGCAAGTGGTACCTGCGCCGGTTCGAGGACGGCGTGGTGACGCGGGTGCCGACGCCCGAGGAGATCGCCGCGGTGCAGGACCGCATCGACGGCACCCAGATCCAGATCGTGCCGGAGGCGGGGCAGCGGCTGTCGGACCTGCCCGAACAGGACAGCTACAGCTTCGAGCTGGCGCACCTGTTCGTCGCGGCGCACACCGAACACGAGATGATCCAGAAGTACCAGGCGTGCGTGGACGCGCTGCCGTTCGAGTTCGCCGAAGCCTGA
- a CDS encoding DNA topoisomerase IB — protein MGRIRLRRSDLRGPGIKRIRRGRGFSYAMPDGSPVTDAELLARIKDLVIPPAWKNVWICPYPNGHVQAVGTDDAGRRQYLYHEQWRRDRDEEKHDRVLQMARRLPQWRASVAEDLTGPGLTRKRVLAAALRMLDRGIFRTGGEEYAEENGTHGVATLLRSHAAVRGDECRFCYVAKGGLDREVAICDAELAAVMKSLLRSRSGSDRLLVYREGGTWHEVHAADINERFKELAGEDCTAKDMRTWNATVLAAAAFAAADPPTSETARKRAEAKVMKEVSTALGNTPAVCRSSYVDPRLVEAYRAERTIAPALKRAAKLDGDDARAVLEKACARLLKAS, from the coding sequence GTGGGACGCATCAGACTCCGGCGCAGTGACCTGCGCGGCCCGGGCATCAAGCGCATCCGCCGCGGCCGCGGGTTCTCCTACGCCATGCCCGACGGCTCGCCGGTGACCGACGCCGAGCTGCTGGCCCGGATCAAGGACCTCGTCATCCCGCCCGCGTGGAAGAACGTGTGGATCTGCCCGTACCCGAACGGGCACGTCCAGGCGGTCGGCACCGACGACGCCGGGCGGCGCCAGTACCTCTACCACGAGCAGTGGCGGCGTGACCGGGACGAGGAGAAGCACGACCGCGTGCTGCAGATGGCCCGCCGGCTGCCGCAGTGGCGCGCCTCGGTGGCGGAAGACCTCACCGGACCCGGCCTGACGCGCAAGCGGGTGCTGGCGGCGGCGCTGCGCATGCTCGACCGGGGCATCTTCCGCACCGGCGGCGAGGAGTACGCGGAGGAGAACGGCACCCACGGCGTCGCGACGCTGCTGCGCTCGCACGCCGCGGTCCGGGGCGACGAGTGCCGGTTCTGCTACGTCGCCAAGGGCGGCCTGGACCGCGAGGTGGCCATCTGCGACGCCGAGCTGGCCGCGGTGATGAAGTCGCTGCTGCGCAGCCGGTCCGGCAGCGACCGCCTGCTGGTCTACCGCGAGGGCGGCACGTGGCACGAGGTGCACGCCGCGGACATCAACGAGCGGTTCAAGGAGCTGGCGGGCGAGGACTGCACGGCGAAGGACATGCGGACGTGGAACGCGACGGTCCTGGCGGCAGCGGCGTTCGCCGCGGCGGACCCCCCGACGTCCGAAACGGCCCGCAAGCGCGCGGAGGCGAAGGTGATGAAGGAGGTCTCGACGGCGCTCGGGAACACCCCCGCGGTCTGCCGATCGTCCTATGTGGACCCCCGGCTGGTGGAGGCTTACCGCGCCGAACGGACGATCGCGCCCGCGCTCAAGCGCGCGGCGAAGCTCGACGGGGACGACGCACGGGCGGTGCTGGAGAAGGCGTGCGCGCGGCTGCTGAAGGCGTCGTGA
- a CDS encoding iron-containing redox enzyme family protein, producing the protein MTTSTTAGAATLPAARGPLSDSVLATLLREHPRADLDFDGLADADPLGDDLQLALHLCYELHYQGLPGVSPDWEWDPELLRLRGALEARFLAALRDNVTGGDDVPAALDALLVEPIDVEGVSHYLRDHGDWTQLREYFTHRSIYHHKEADPHAWVIPRLRGRAKAALVAVEFDEFGGGRAELMHARLYADLLRAAGLPDGYLELIDQVPGAMLAVVNTMSMFGLHRSLRGALCGHFAAAEITTAPSAQRMDQALRRLDAPEACRFFYTEHIEADAVHEQVMRHDVLGDLLQQEPELAADVVFGIQATEFLEGRFGEQVLSRWKAGKSSLRT; encoded by the coding sequence ATGACGACTTCCACCACGGCCGGCGCGGCCACCCTGCCGGCCGCCCGGGGCCCGCTCTCGGACTCGGTGCTCGCCACGTTGCTGCGGGAGCACCCGCGGGCGGACCTGGACTTCGACGGCCTCGCGGACGCCGACCCGCTCGGCGACGACCTCCAGCTGGCCCTGCACCTGTGCTACGAACTGCACTACCAGGGCCTGCCGGGCGTGTCCCCCGATTGGGAATGGGACCCGGAACTGCTGCGCCTGCGCGGCGCGCTCGAGGCGCGGTTCCTCGCCGCGCTCCGCGACAACGTGACCGGCGGCGACGACGTGCCGGCCGCACTCGACGCCCTGCTGGTCGAACCGATCGACGTCGAAGGTGTTTCGCACTACCTGCGCGACCACGGCGACTGGACGCAGCTGCGCGAGTACTTCACGCACCGCTCGATCTACCACCACAAGGAAGCCGACCCGCACGCGTGGGTGATCCCCCGGCTGCGCGGCCGTGCCAAGGCCGCGCTGGTGGCGGTGGAGTTCGACGAGTTCGGCGGCGGCCGCGCGGAGCTGATGCACGCGCGCCTCTACGCCGACCTGCTGCGCGCGGCCGGCCTGCCCGACGGCTACCTCGAGCTCATCGACCAGGTTCCCGGCGCGATGCTGGCGGTGGTCAACACGATGTCGATGTTCGGCCTGCACCGGTCGCTGCGGGGCGCGCTGTGCGGGCACTTCGCGGCGGCGGAGATCACGACGGCACCGTCGGCGCAGCGGATGGACCAGGCCCTGCGGCGCCTGGACGCGCCGGAGGCGTGCCGGTTCTTCTACACCGAGCACATCGAGGCGGACGCGGTCCACGAGCAGGTCATGCGCCACGACGTGCTCGGCGACCTGCTGCAGCAGGAGCCCGAGCTGGCCGCCGACGTCGTGTTCGGCATCCAGGCGACCGAGTTCCTCGAGGGCCGCTTCGGCGAGCAGGTGCTGAGCCGCTGGAAGGCCGGGAAGTCCTCGCTGCGCACCTGA
- a CDS encoding DUF1360 domain-containing protein: MTGMVEEVTEKAKRVQRSYAGDEDRPLGGYVLAMGAYSGLVGGLTLLGRALGARLPQRFGAGDTLLLGAATFKASRLLAKDAVTSPLRAPFTRYEEPAGDDELNESVPAKGHVEHAVGELVSCPFCLNVWVGTGLAAGLVIAPRATRLAATVLTAVGVADALHLLYDAGKKLASG, translated from the coding sequence ATGACCGGCATGGTCGAGGAAGTCACCGAGAAGGCGAAGCGCGTTCAGCGCAGCTACGCCGGCGACGAGGACCGCCCGCTGGGCGGGTACGTCCTCGCGATGGGCGCCTACAGCGGGCTGGTGGGCGGGCTGACGCTGCTCGGCCGCGCCCTCGGCGCCCGGCTGCCGCAGCGGTTCGGCGCCGGCGACACGCTCCTGCTGGGCGCGGCGACGTTCAAGGCCAGCCGCCTGCTGGCCAAGGACGCGGTCACCAGCCCGCTGCGCGCCCCGTTCACCCGGTACGAAGAGCCGGCCGGCGACGACGAGCTGAACGAATCCGTCCCCGCGAAGGGACACGTCGAGCACGCCGTCGGCGAGCTGGTTTCGTGCCCGTTCTGCCTGAACGTCTGGGTCGGCACCGGGCTGGCCGCCGGCCTGGTGATCGCGCCGCGCGCGACCCGGCTGGCGGCGACGGTGCTGACGGCCGTCGGCGTGGCCGACGCCCTGCACCTGCTGTACGACGCCGGCAAGAAACTGGCCTCCGGGTGA